From a region of the Candidatus Rhabdochlamydia sp. T3358 genome:
- a CDS encoding transposase, which yields MKNQEKYNREFKINTVKLSRESSKSMSEIAHDLGVAKST from the coding sequence ATGAAAAATCAAGAAAAGTACAACCGTGAGTTTAAAATAAACACTGTAAAGCTAAGTCGAGAAAGCAGTAAGTCTATGAGCGAAATCGCTCATGATTTAGGTGTAGCCAAATCTACC